A portion of the bacterium genome contains these proteins:
- a CDS encoding FAD-containing oxidoreductase gives MKTYDLIVIGFGKAGKTLAAKFAKIGKKVALIEQNPQMYGGTCINIGCIPTKTLINAAEKNLNFEQAMADKTAVVGRLRNKNFENLDNLVDIIAGRAEFIEDKVIKVSAQDDEIILTAENIVINTGSEAVIPQIAGVKTTKNVFDSTEIQNLDNLPDHLAIIGAGNIGLEFARLYNKLGSEVTIFETTDKILPNDEPEVADFAKKYLEDLGIKFKFNTNISRISNDEAGKVLIDVDGEVIEFDSVLYAVGRKPRTSNLRLENTNINLGDRGEILTNQYLETSVEGVFAVGDVNGGPQFTYISLDDYRIVADYLLGNGQYSLSHRQSIPSVVFIDPPLARVGLTEKSAKDLGHNTISKSIPVAAMPRGHVNGDLRGIFKAVVDADTGLILGANFLGESAHELINLVAMAIDNQIPGKNIARQIFTHPTMAENLNDLFDI, from the coding sequence ATGAAAACTTACGATTTGATTGTGATCGGCTTTGGTAAGGCTGGCAAAACTTTGGCGGCAAAATTCGCCAAAATTGGCAAAAAAGTTGCCCTGATTGAACAAAATCCCCAGATGTATGGCGGAACTTGTATCAATATTGGTTGTATTCCAACCAAAACGCTGATTAACGCCGCTGAGAAGAATCTCAACTTTGAGCAGGCAATGGCAGACAAGACGGCTGTGGTTGGTCGACTTCGAAATAAGAACTTTGAAAATCTCGATAATCTTGTAGACATTATTGCGGGTCGTGCGGAATTTATTGAAGATAAGGTGATTAAAGTTAGTGCTCAGGATGATGAAATTATCCTTACGGCAGAAAATATTGTTATTAATACTGGCTCCGAGGCGGTAATTCCGCAAATTGCTGGCGTTAAAACTACCAAGAATGTATTCGATAGCACCGAGATTCAAAATCTTGATAATTTACCAGATCATTTGGCAATTATTGGTGCTGGTAATATTGGCCTAGAGTTTGCCAGACTTTACAATAAACTTGGTTCTGAGGTGACGATTTTTGAAACTACTGACAAAATTTTACCAAATGACGAGCCGGAAGTTGCGGACTTTGCGAAAAAATATCTCGAAGATCTTGGGATTAAGTTTAAATTTAATACTAATATTTCTCGGATTTCAAATGATGAAGCGGGCAAAGTTTTGATTGATGTTGATGGAGAAGTGATTGAGTTTGACTCCGTTCTCTACGCCGTAGGTAGAAAACCTAGAACTTCCAATCTTAGGCTTGAAAACACAAATATTAATCTTGGTGATAGAGGGGAGATATTAACTAATCAATATCTTGAGACGTCTGTTGAAGGAGTTTTTGCTGTCGGTGATGTTAATGGCGGGCCGCAATTTACTTATATTTCTCTAGATGACTATCGAATTGTTGCTGATTACTTGCTTGGAAATGGCCAATACTCTCTTTCTCATAGGCAATCAATACCCTCGGTTGTGTTCATCGATCCACCTTTAGCGCGGGTTGGTTTGACTGAAAAATCTGCAAAAGATCTCGGACACAATACTATATCTAAGTCAATTCCTGTTGCGGCTATGCCGCGCGGTCACGTTAATGGCGATTTGCGAGGGATTTTTAAGGCAGTGGTTGATGCTGATACTGGGCTGATTTTAGGCGCTAATTTTCTTGGCGAATCCGCTCACGAGTTAATAAATCTTGTTGCGATGGCCATAGACAATCAAATTCCCGGTAAAAATATCGCTCGGCAGATATTTACCCATCCAACAATGGCGGAAAATCTTAACGATTTGTTTGATATTTAG